A region of Polyodon spathula isolate WHYD16114869_AA chromosome 4, ASM1765450v1, whole genome shotgun sequence DNA encodes the following proteins:
- the LOC121314674 gene encoding tubulin delta chain-like isoform X4: MSAVWLHVGQCGNQIGQEWWRIITEGAGHSIEADRYPFLSRDGKLGAICVDSEPKVLRKAQKLVKHGSFRESNLIVGQEGRGSNWAYGYYGPPSEGERGLLQRTMESFRKETERKDCYSGTVLFHSLSGGTGAGLGARLCEEIREAYPLGHILSVSVAPHQAGESPLQHYNNLLCLAALQRSTDGVLLFHNDEALSRVLSLQSRIPSSLSGPQAQVSLSSMNSHIASCLAGLLHPVHNLTTPSGISLGLEPWELLRSVSPVPATKFLHTTQAHTRSTVLWDSLAASTLQMLPRHSPSGKPFSSACCCSGWPEQIFSVLSRPRPAETEAWSPLRCLEPLPHRLLDRPAGCGESQPLLLLAHRVLQP; the protein is encoded by the exons ATGTCTGCGGTCTGGCTGCATGTTGGTCAGTGTGGTAACCAGATCGGACAGGAATGGTGGAGAATTATTACTGAGGGAGCTGGCCACAGCATTGAAGCAGACAG GTACCCATTTCTCAGCAGAGACGGGAAGCTAGGTGCAATCTGTGTTGACAGTGAGCCCAAGGTGCTACGGAAGGCACAGAAACTAGTGAAACATGG GTCCTTCAGGGAGTCCAATCTCATAGTGGGACAAGAAGGACGGGGCAGTAACTGGGCCTATG GGTACTACGGCCCCCCcagtgagggggagagagggttGCTACAGAGGACCATGGAGAGTTTTCGGAAGGAGACAGAGAGGAAGGACTGCTATTCAGGGACGGTGCTGTTCCACAGTTTGAGTGGGGGGACAGGAGCCG GGCTGGGCGCTCGTCTGTGTGAAGAGATCAGGGAGGCGTATCCTCTAGGTCACATCCTCTCTGTTTCTGTTGCCCCGCACCAGGCAGGGGAGAGCCCACTACAGCACTACAACAATCTGCTCTGCCTCGCAGCTCTGCAAAG GTCCACTGATGGAGTTCTGCTGTTCCACAACGATGAGGCTCTGAGCCGAGTGCTGTCGCTGCAGAGCCGCATCCCCTCCTCGCTCTCCGGCCCCCAGGCACAGGTCTCCCTGTCCAGCATGAACTCACACATAGCCTCCTGTCTGGCTGGCCTGTTGCACCCAGTCCACAACCTCACAACTCCCAG CGGGATTAGTCTGGGTCTGGAGCCCTGGGAGCTGCTGAGGTCAGTGAGTCCCGTCCCGGCTACTAAGTTCCTGCACACCACCCAGGCACACACCAG AAGCACCGTTCTTTGGGACAGCTTGGCAGCTTCCACCCTCCAGATGCTACCACGCCACTCTCCATCTGGCAAACCA TTCAGCAGTGCTTGCTGTTGCTCGGGGTGGCCAGAGCAAATCTTTTCTGTCCTCTCTAGACCCCGTCCTGCGGAGACTGAGGCATGGTCACCACTGCGCTGCCTGGAACCCCTTCCCCATCGACTACTGGACAG ACCCGCAGGATGTGGTGAGTCCCAGCCCCTCCTCTTGCTCGCTCACCGTGTGCTCCAACCATAG
- the LOC121314674 gene encoding tubulin beta chain, nucleomorph-like isoform X1, producing MSAVWLHVGQCGNQIGQEWWRIITEGAGHSIEADRYPFLSRDGKLGAICVDSEPKVLRKAQKLVKHGSFRESNLIVGQEGRGSNWAYGYYGPPSEGERGLLQRTMESFRKETERKDCYSGTVLFHSLSGGTGAGLGARLCEEIREAYPLGHILSVSVAPHQAGESPLQHYNNLLCLAALQRSTDGVLLFHNDEALSRVLSLQSRIPSSLSGPQAQVSLSSMNSHIASCLAGLLHPVHNLTTPSGISLGLEPWELLRSVSPVPATKFLHTTQAHTRSTVLWDSLAASTLQMLPRHSPSGKPHYSSAVLAVARGGQSKSFLSSLDPVLRRLRHGHHCAAWNPFPIDYWTDPQDVVSPSPSSCSLTVCSNHSSVTDLLQRVGERAHDMFQARAYLHWYHRYGCEDQDFLQAFDALRTVTEEYRAGEE from the exons ATGTCTGCGGTCTGGCTGCATGTTGGTCAGTGTGGTAACCAGATCGGACAGGAATGGTGGAGAATTATTACTGAGGGAGCTGGCCACAGCATTGAAGCAGACAG GTACCCATTTCTCAGCAGAGACGGGAAGCTAGGTGCAATCTGTGTTGACAGTGAGCCCAAGGTGCTACGGAAGGCACAGAAACTAGTGAAACATGG GTCCTTCAGGGAGTCCAATCTCATAGTGGGACAAGAAGGACGGGGCAGTAACTGGGCCTATG GGTACTACGGCCCCCCcagtgagggggagagagggttGCTACAGAGGACCATGGAGAGTTTTCGGAAGGAGACAGAGAGGAAGGACTGCTATTCAGGGACGGTGCTGTTCCACAGTTTGAGTGGGGGGACAGGAGCCG GGCTGGGCGCTCGTCTGTGTGAAGAGATCAGGGAGGCGTATCCTCTAGGTCACATCCTCTCTGTTTCTGTTGCCCCGCACCAGGCAGGGGAGAGCCCACTACAGCACTACAACAATCTGCTCTGCCTCGCAGCTCTGCAAAG GTCCACTGATGGAGTTCTGCTGTTCCACAACGATGAGGCTCTGAGCCGAGTGCTGTCGCTGCAGAGCCGCATCCCCTCCTCGCTCTCCGGCCCCCAGGCACAGGTCTCCCTGTCCAGCATGAACTCACACATAGCCTCCTGTCTGGCTGGCCTGTTGCACCCAGTCCACAACCTCACAACTCCCAG CGGGATTAGTCTGGGTCTGGAGCCCTGGGAGCTGCTGAGGTCAGTGAGTCCCGTCCCGGCTACTAAGTTCCTGCACACCACCCAGGCACACACCAG AAGCACCGTTCTTTGGGACAGCTTGGCAGCTTCCACCCTCCAGATGCTACCACGCCACTCTCCATCTGGCAAACCA CACTACAGTTCAGCAGTGCTTGCTGTTGCTCGGGGTGGCCAGAGCAAATCTTTTCTGTCCTCTCTAGACCCCGTCCTGCGGAGACTGAGGCATGGTCACCACTGCGCTGCCTGGAACCCCTTCCCCATCGACTACTGGACAG ACCCGCAGGATGTGGTGAGTCCCAGCCCCTCCTCTTGCTCGCTCACCGTGTGCTCCAACCATAGCAGTGTGACAGACCTGCTGCAGAGAGTTGGCGAGCGCGCACATGACATGTTCCAGGCACGCGCCTACTTGCACTGGTACCACCGCTATGGCTGTGAGGACCAGGACTTCCTGCAGGCCTTCGACGCGCTGCGGACTGTCACAGAAGAGTACCGTGCAGGGGAGGAGTGA
- the LOC121314674 gene encoding tubulin beta chain-like isoform X2: MSAVWLHVGQCGNQIGQEWWRIITEGAGHSIEADRYPFLSRDGKLGAICVDSEPKVLRKAQKLVKHGSFRESNLIVGQEGRGSNWAYGYYGPPSEGERGLLQRTMESFRKETERKDCYSGTVLFHSLSGGTGAGLGARLCEEIREAYPLGHILSVSVAPHQAGESPLQHYNNLLCLAALQRSTDGVLLFHNDEALSRVLSLQSRIPSSLSGPQAQVSLSSMNSHIASCLAGLLHPVHNLTTPSGISLGLEPWELLRSVSPVPATKFLHTTQAHTSTVLWDSLAASTLQMLPRHSPSGKPHYSSAVLAVARGGQSKSFLSSLDPVLRRLRHGHHCAAWNPFPIDYWTDPQDVVSPSPSSCSLTVCSNHSSVTDLLQRVGERAHDMFQARAYLHWYHRYGCEDQDFLQAFDALRTVTEEYRAGEE; the protein is encoded by the exons ATGTCTGCGGTCTGGCTGCATGTTGGTCAGTGTGGTAACCAGATCGGACAGGAATGGTGGAGAATTATTACTGAGGGAGCTGGCCACAGCATTGAAGCAGACAG GTACCCATTTCTCAGCAGAGACGGGAAGCTAGGTGCAATCTGTGTTGACAGTGAGCCCAAGGTGCTACGGAAGGCACAGAAACTAGTGAAACATGG GTCCTTCAGGGAGTCCAATCTCATAGTGGGACAAGAAGGACGGGGCAGTAACTGGGCCTATG GGTACTACGGCCCCCCcagtgagggggagagagggttGCTACAGAGGACCATGGAGAGTTTTCGGAAGGAGACAGAGAGGAAGGACTGCTATTCAGGGACGGTGCTGTTCCACAGTTTGAGTGGGGGGACAGGAGCCG GGCTGGGCGCTCGTCTGTGTGAAGAGATCAGGGAGGCGTATCCTCTAGGTCACATCCTCTCTGTTTCTGTTGCCCCGCACCAGGCAGGGGAGAGCCCACTACAGCACTACAACAATCTGCTCTGCCTCGCAGCTCTGCAAAG GTCCACTGATGGAGTTCTGCTGTTCCACAACGATGAGGCTCTGAGCCGAGTGCTGTCGCTGCAGAGCCGCATCCCCTCCTCGCTCTCCGGCCCCCAGGCACAGGTCTCCCTGTCCAGCATGAACTCACACATAGCCTCCTGTCTGGCTGGCCTGTTGCACCCAGTCCACAACCTCACAACTCCCAG CGGGATTAGTCTGGGTCTGGAGCCCTGGGAGCTGCTGAGGTCAGTGAGTCCCGTCCCGGCTACTAAGTTCCTGCACACCACCCAGGCACACACCAG CACCGTTCTTTGGGACAGCTTGGCAGCTTCCACCCTCCAGATGCTACCACGCCACTCTCCATCTGGCAAACCA CACTACAGTTCAGCAGTGCTTGCTGTTGCTCGGGGTGGCCAGAGCAAATCTTTTCTGTCCTCTCTAGACCCCGTCCTGCGGAGACTGAGGCATGGTCACCACTGCGCTGCCTGGAACCCCTTCCCCATCGACTACTGGACAG ACCCGCAGGATGTGGTGAGTCCCAGCCCCTCCTCTTGCTCGCTCACCGTGTGCTCCAACCATAGCAGTGTGACAGACCTGCTGCAGAGAGTTGGCGAGCGCGCACATGACATGTTCCAGGCACGCGCCTACTTGCACTGGTACCACCGCTATGGCTGTGAGGACCAGGACTTCCTGCAGGCCTTCGACGCGCTGCGGACTGTCACAGAAGAGTACCGTGCAGGGGAGGAGTGA
- the LOC121314674 gene encoding tubulin beta chain-like isoform X3 has product MSAVWLHVGQCGNQIGQEWWRIITEGAGHSIEADRYPFLSRDGKLGAICVDSEPKVLRKAQKLVKHGSFRESNLIVGQEGRGSNWAYGYYGPPSEGERGLLQRTMESFRKETERKDCYSGTVLFHSLSGGTGAGLGARLCEEIREAYPLGHILSVSVAPHQAGESPLQHYNNLLCLAALQRSTDGVLLFHNDEALSRVLSLQSRIPSSLSGPQAQVSLSSMNSHIASCLAGLLHPVHNLTTPRSTVLWDSLAASTLQMLPRHSPSGKPHYSSAVLAVARGGQSKSFLSSLDPVLRRLRHGHHCAAWNPFPIDYWTDPQDVVSPSPSSCSLTVCSNHSSVTDLLQRVGERAHDMFQARAYLHWYHRYGCEDQDFLQAFDALRTVTEEYRAGEE; this is encoded by the exons ATGTCTGCGGTCTGGCTGCATGTTGGTCAGTGTGGTAACCAGATCGGACAGGAATGGTGGAGAATTATTACTGAGGGAGCTGGCCACAGCATTGAAGCAGACAG GTACCCATTTCTCAGCAGAGACGGGAAGCTAGGTGCAATCTGTGTTGACAGTGAGCCCAAGGTGCTACGGAAGGCACAGAAACTAGTGAAACATGG GTCCTTCAGGGAGTCCAATCTCATAGTGGGACAAGAAGGACGGGGCAGTAACTGGGCCTATG GGTACTACGGCCCCCCcagtgagggggagagagggttGCTACAGAGGACCATGGAGAGTTTTCGGAAGGAGACAGAGAGGAAGGACTGCTATTCAGGGACGGTGCTGTTCCACAGTTTGAGTGGGGGGACAGGAGCCG GGCTGGGCGCTCGTCTGTGTGAAGAGATCAGGGAGGCGTATCCTCTAGGTCACATCCTCTCTGTTTCTGTTGCCCCGCACCAGGCAGGGGAGAGCCCACTACAGCACTACAACAATCTGCTCTGCCTCGCAGCTCTGCAAAG GTCCACTGATGGAGTTCTGCTGTTCCACAACGATGAGGCTCTGAGCCGAGTGCTGTCGCTGCAGAGCCGCATCCCCTCCTCGCTCTCCGGCCCCCAGGCACAGGTCTCCCTGTCCAGCATGAACTCACACATAGCCTCCTGTCTGGCTGGCCTGTTGCACCCAGTCCACAACCTCACAACTCCCAG AAGCACCGTTCTTTGGGACAGCTTGGCAGCTTCCACCCTCCAGATGCTACCACGCCACTCTCCATCTGGCAAACCA CACTACAGTTCAGCAGTGCTTGCTGTTGCTCGGGGTGGCCAGAGCAAATCTTTTCTGTCCTCTCTAGACCCCGTCCTGCGGAGACTGAGGCATGGTCACCACTGCGCTGCCTGGAACCCCTTCCCCATCGACTACTGGACAG ACCCGCAGGATGTGGTGAGTCCCAGCCCCTCCTCTTGCTCGCTCACCGTGTGCTCCAACCATAGCAGTGTGACAGACCTGCTGCAGAGAGTTGGCGAGCGCGCACATGACATGTTCCAGGCACGCGCCTACTTGCACTGGTACCACCGCTATGGCTGTGAGGACCAGGACTTCCTGCAGGCCTTCGACGCGCTGCGGACTGTCACAGAAGAGTACCGTGCAGGGGAGGAGTGA